The Pigmentiphaga aceris DNA segment AGGCCAGAAGGCTGGAGGTCAGAACCGGCACCGGCACGGCCGCCGCCAGCACGTCCTGGTAGGACGCCAGAAAACCGCAGCTGGTGGTGATCATCGCCGCGCCTTCCGCGACGAACTGCCTGGCGGCATCGACAAAAGGCTGCAAGAGCGCCGGATCGGCTTCCTTGACGATGCGCTGCGGCGACGCGCCCCGTATCACTGTGAAACGAACCGGAATGCCGTGGCGAAGAAAGGTTTCTTCGTTGCCGACATCACCCGGTGGCCGGGGAAACTGCGTGTCGAGCATCAACACGCCCAGGAATTTGGCGGAACGGTTCGTCATGGGGAAATGAGTCAGACTTGCTGAAGATGTCGCCAGCCGCCGAGCGCAACGCGCATCGACGGCGGCCTGCACACTTAACCGGCGGCAGTGGCCTGCGCGGCTTCCGATGCCTTGAATCGGCCCAGGAACGCGCGGGTCGATTCCTGTTGCGGGTTGTCGATGACCACGCTGGGTGGCCCGCTTTCGGCCACCACCCCATCGCGCATGAAAATGACCTGATCGGCCACTTCACGCGCAAACGCGATTTCGTGGGTCACCAGAATCATGGTCATGCCTTCCGCAGCCAGGCCCTTGATGACGTTGAGCACTTCGCCCACCAGTTCCGGGTCCAGTGCAGACGTTGCCTCGTCGAACAGCATGACGGCAGGCTTCATCGCCAGCGCGCGCGCAATCGCCACGCGTTGCTTCTGGCCACCGGACAGTTTGTCGGGGTAGTAGCCAGCGCGTTCCAGCAGACCGACCTTTGCCAACAGCGCACGCGCCTCGGCTTCGGCCTGCGCCTTGGGCGTCTTCAGCACGGTAACCGGGCCTTCCATGACGTTTTGCAAGGCCGTCATGTGCGGGAACAGGTTGAAGTGCTGGAACACCATGCCGGTCGATGCCCGGAAGCGCGCCAGCGTGCGCTCGGGCGGCAAACGGGTATGCGCGCCCTTGAACTCGATGGTTTGTTCGCCAACCCGGATGGCACCACCATCGGGCACCGACAAGAGGTTGATGCAACGCAGCAGCGTTGATTTCCCCGAGCCAGACGGGCCGATCATCGCCAGCACCTTGCCCTTTTCGAGCTGCAAGGTGATGTCCTTCAAGACCACGTTCTGGCCGAACGCTTTCTTGAGCTGGGAAATGTCGATCAAGGGTTGTACTGACACT contains these protein-coding regions:
- a CDS encoding amino acid ABC transporter ATP-binding protein, with the protein product MIDISQLKKAFGQNVVLKDITLQLEKGKVLAMIGPSGSGKSTLLRCINLLSVPDGGAIRVGEQTIEFKGAHTRLPPERTLARFRASTGMVFQHFNLFPHMTALQNVMEGPVTVLKTPKAQAEAEARALLAKVGLLERAGYYPDKLSGGQKQRVAIARALAMKPAVMLFDEATSALDPELVGEVLNVIKGLAAEGMTMILVTHEIAFAREVADQVIFMRDGVVAESGPPSVVIDNPQQESTRAFLGRFKASEAAQATAAG